A genome region from Desulfobacterales bacterium includes the following:
- a CDS encoding molybdopterin-dependent oxidoreductase has product MKVDRRSFLAFVLGGAAGTALSPLPWKVTDDVAIWSQNWPWTPIPARGALNRVTSACTLCPGGCGISVKKVDERVIKIEGLEGHPVNDGGLCPLGNSGAQLLYSPTRIRTPLKKVDGRWQNISWKDAITEIAAQLRQLRTDGSAHKVGWISGSDRGTIPALFSRFLSVYGSPNFWRMPSMWDSYELALYLTQGTRSMAGFDLGNSDFVLSFGSGLIEGWGSPGYMFRAKSTLRMTGGRMDQIEPRLSKTAAKADHWISINPGTEGALAFGLTHVIIKEQLYNRNFVSGHTAGLSDRFQQVIDGFPPEIASKITGISAGTILTLARDFAAARKPLAVCGQGQGHLPGDLQTFLAVHTLNALVGNINQPGGIWAVPEPDYIEWPELEIDAVAAKGLQQPRIDGAGTYRHPNARYLLHRLPEVVNASAESPLQVLFIADANPAFSLPDTAAVAKALEKIPLVVSFSSYMDETSELADMLLPNHMFLERYQDVVGASGFPKPIISLAQPAVEPRYNTRHAGDVVIQLAKELGHTVGAAFEWDDYNACLEETLGDRWDGLLENGFWLDEGFGGAQWATAFETDSTKFEFTNADIRTLAAYEPVKPEGDEAGYPLLLVPFDSMRLNADGKPGAPPFMIKALEDTILIGNDVLLEINPATAKQLGLTEGRLSTLTTPKGSAQVKIRLTHGIMPGVIAVPRGLGHTADNRFLAGKGINYNRLSGPADDPASGYNAAWGIRAKLTKA; this is encoded by the coding sequence ATGAAAGTAGATCGCAGAAGTTTTTTGGCCTTTGTTCTCGGCGGTGCTGCCGGTACGGCGTTGTCTCCGTTACCCTGGAAAGTCACCGATGACGTTGCAATCTGGAGCCAGAATTGGCCCTGGACACCAATTCCGGCAAGAGGTGCGCTCAACCGGGTAACCTCTGCTTGTACCCTGTGCCCTGGCGGCTGTGGGATCTCGGTGAAAAAAGTAGATGAACGGGTCATTAAAATTGAAGGCCTGGAAGGTCATCCTGTCAACGATGGCGGTCTTTGTCCTCTGGGGAATAGCGGTGCGCAACTCCTCTATAGCCCAACGCGTATTCGCACCCCCTTAAAAAAGGTCGACGGCCGCTGGCAGAATATTTCGTGGAAAGATGCCATTACCGAAATTGCGGCCCAATTGCGGCAGCTGCGCACGGATGGCTCAGCCCATAAGGTGGGATGGATTTCCGGATCCGATCGGGGAACCATCCCGGCACTTTTCAGCCGATTCTTGAGCGTTTACGGCTCACCTAACTTCTGGCGCATGCCATCCATGTGGGATTCTTATGAGCTGGCGTTGTATCTGACCCAGGGCACACGCTCCATGGCAGGATTTGATTTGGGAAATTCAGACTTTGTGCTCAGTTTCGGCAGCGGTCTGATTGAAGGCTGGGGCTCGCCCGGCTATATGTTTCGAGCCAAATCAACATTGCGCATGACCGGCGGTCGCATGGATCAGATTGAGCCGCGTCTGTCCAAAACAGCGGCCAAGGCCGACCACTGGATTTCGATCAACCCCGGTACCGAGGGCGCGCTGGCTTTTGGCTTGACCCATGTGATCATCAAAGAGCAGCTGTACAACCGGAATTTTGTCAGTGGCCACACAGCGGGGCTATCTGACCGCTTTCAGCAGGTCATTGACGGATTTCCGCCGGAAATTGCCTCCAAGATAACGGGCATTAGTGCCGGCACGATTCTAACCCTTGCCAGAGACTTTGCAGCTGCGCGCAAACCCCTGGCAGTTTGCGGCCAGGGGCAGGGGCATCTGCCCGGAGATTTACAGACCTTTTTGGCGGTGCACACCCTAAATGCACTGGTAGGCAATATCAACCAGCCCGGTGGTATCTGGGCGGTGCCCGAGCCTGACTACATTGAGTGGCCTGAGCTGGAAATCGATGCGGTTGCCGCTAAGGGCCTGCAGCAACCCCGTATTGATGGGGCCGGCACTTACCGCCACCCCAATGCGAGATACTTACTGCACCGACTGCCGGAGGTCGTCAATGCCAGCGCTGAATCCCCGCTGCAGGTGCTTTTTATCGCCGATGCCAATCCGGCATTTTCATTACCGGACACGGCGGCAGTTGCCAAAGCATTGGAAAAAATTCCGCTGGTCGTCAGTTTTTCGTCTTATATGGATGAAACCAGCGAGCTGGCAGATATGCTGCTGCCCAACCATATGTTCTTGGAGCGCTATCAGGATGTGGTCGGGGCCAGTGGGTTTCCGAAGCCCATTATCAGTTTGGCCCAGCCGGCTGTCGAGCCGCGTTACAACACCCGCCATGCCGGCGATGTCGTCATTCAGCTGGCCAAAGAACTGGGTCATACGGTTGGCGCTGCTTTTGAATGGGATGACTACAACGCCTGTTTGGAAGAAACCTTGGGCGATCGCTGGGATGGGTTGCTTGAAAACGGCTTTTGGTTGGATGAGGGCTTTGGTGGTGCGCAATGGGCAACAGCCTTTGAGACCGACTCGACCAAATTTGAATTTACCAACGCTGATATCCGCACATTGGCGGCCTACGAACCGGTCAAGCCCGAAGGGGACGAAGCCGGTTACCCATTACTACTGGTGCCATTTGACAGTATGCGACTGAATGCCGACGGTAAACCCGGCGCTCCGCCGTTTATGATCAAAGCGCTGGAAGACACGATTCTAATAGGCAATGATGTGCTGCTGGAAATTAATCCGGCCACAGCCAAGCAGCTGGGGCTGACAGAGGGCCGGCTATCCACTCTGACGACGCCCAAAGGGTCGGCCCAGGTGAAAATTCGTCTGACCCATGGGATTATGCCCGGTGTCATCGCTGTCCCGAGGGGTCTTGGCCATACAGCCGATAACCGATTTTTGGCCGGCAAAGGGATCAATTACAATCGGTTGAGCGGCCCCGCAGACGACCCGGCTTCTGGCTACAATGCCGCATGGGGCATACGCGCTAAGCTCACCAAAGCCTAA
- a CDS encoding cytochrome c3 family protein, giving the protein MTKEEQANAANANDQQPSTPSPEIAPSGETDASGAGGPIILFFILGLAASLIVGWVVFPKLLYSQKNQPIEFNHVLHNELVEDGCESCHFFREDGSYHGVPKLDQCIECHEEVNGEDPEEARFVNEFVANNREVPWLIYSRQPQNVFFSHAAHVKMGEIDCVVCHGHIGESESLPIYKENRISGYSIDIWGRRISGIKRNTWDRMKMDDCAECHRREGVNQNSVQTHRGGCFVCHH; this is encoded by the coding sequence ATGACAAAAGAGGAACAAGCCAATGCGGCCAATGCAAATGATCAGCAACCCTCAACACCCTCTCCTGAAATAGCCCCTTCCGGCGAAACCGATGCCAGCGGCGCCGGCGGACCCATTATTTTGTTTTTTATTCTCGGGTTGGCGGCCAGCCTGATTGTCGGATGGGTGGTTTTCCCCAAGCTGCTTTACTCCCAAAAGAATCAACCGATTGAATTCAACCACGTCTTGCACAATGAGCTGGTGGAAGATGGCTGCGAGAGCTGTCACTTTTTCAGAGAAGACGGCTCCTATCACGGCGTCCCTAAACTGGACCAGTGCATCGAATGCCATGAAGAGGTCAACGGCGAAGATCCCGAGGAAGCCCGTTTTGTCAATGAGTTTGTGGCCAATAACCGGGAAGTGCCTTGGTTGATCTATTCGCGGCAACCCCAGAACGTGTTTTTCTCACATGCAGCGCATGTGAAAATGGGAGAAATTGACTGTGTGGTCTGTCACGGGCATATCGGGGAATCGGAAAGCTTACCGATTTATAAAGAAAACCGCATATCCGGTTACAGTATCGATATTTGGGGCAGAAGGATTTCCGGTATCAAACGCAATACCTGGGATCGGATGAAAATGGATGATTGTGCGGAGTGTCACCGCCGGGAAGGTGTGAATCAAAACAGCGTTCAAACCCATCGAGGGGGCTGTTTTGTGTGCCACCATTGA
- the ccsB gene encoding c-type cytochrome biogenesis protein CcsB — protein sequence MNSSLILSIVTFVYALAGFLYIFAWVFKRPAAGKLASWVAIIGLMGNTAGIILRWVESYRMGIGHAPFSNLYESLVFFAWTIALIYLVVERKAGNRIIGAFTMPLAFLAMAYASLKTGISSEIQPLIPALKSNWLIAHVITCFIGYAAFATAFGIGAMYLMKQGREEEEVTWLDIAKPLTLFVFVLLFSRVLLVGNWGMAIIIALPLCLIFYIGVLLARRMPADTKDRLLGVFPEPAILDELGYQVTLFGFLFLSIGIITGAVWANSAWGRYWGWDPKETWSLITWFIYATLLHARLMRGWRGRRIAYMSLVGFAAVLFTYFGVNLLPGLHSYGAFGQ from the coding sequence ATGAACAGTTCCCTCATTTTATCAATTGTTACATTTGTATACGCACTGGCCGGGTTTCTATACATATTTGCATGGGTATTTAAACGACCCGCCGCCGGCAAGCTGGCCTCTTGGGTGGCCATTATAGGTCTGATGGGCAATACGGCTGGTATCATTTTGCGCTGGGTGGAATCATACCGCATGGGAATCGGTCATGCGCCGTTTTCCAACCTGTATGAGTCGCTGGTCTTTTTTGCCTGGACGATTGCATTGATTTACCTGGTGGTCGAGCGTAAGGCCGGCAATCGGATTATCGGTGCATTTACCATGCCGCTCGCCTTTCTGGCAATGGCTTACGCTTCTTTAAAAACCGGCATTAGCAGCGAAATTCAGCCTTTGATCCCGGCATTAAAAAGCAACTGGCTGATCGCCCATGTCATCACCTGTTTTATCGGATATGCCGCTTTTGCCACCGCTTTTGGCATTGGCGCGATGTATCTCATGAAACAAGGACGTGAAGAGGAAGAAGTTACCTGGCTGGATATCGCCAAGCCCTTGACATTGTTTGTTTTTGTCTTGCTTTTTAGCCGGGTTCTGCTGGTTGGAAATTGGGGCATGGCAATTATAATCGCTTTGCCGCTTTGCCTGATATTTTATATTGGCGTCCTGCTGGCGCGGCGAATGCCGGCTGACACCAAAGATCGATTGCTGGGGGTGTTTCCTGAACCGGCCATCTTGGATGAACTCGGCTACCAGGTCACCCTTTTTGGTTTTCTGTTTTTGTCCATCGGTATTATCACCGGCGCCGTTTGGGCCAACTCCGCCTGGGGACGATACTGGGGGTGGGACCCTAAAGAAACATGGTCTCTGATTACCTGGTTTATCTATGCCACATTGCTGCATGCACGTTTGATGCGCGGCTGGCGAGGGCGGCGAATTGCCTATATGTCGCTGGTGGGGTTTGCTGCGGTTTTATTCACCTATTTCGGTGTTAATTTGCTGCCCGGTTTGCACAGTTACGGGGCTTTTGGCCAATGA
- a CDS encoding cytochrome c biogenesis protein ResB yields MSSEQSTADLSAMDRIWKAFASVKLTIFLLLSLAATSIIGTLIPQNEAPGAYLQSFGEVLYRIFSLLGLFDMYHSWWFRALILLLVVNIIVCSIDRLQAMWKIIFARNPRFNVSRYRQIKNKSEFNPAGDATLLKDRYLPIISRRFKYHRIEDTDKGHAIYAEKGRLTRLGVYVVHLSVVVLLIGGLIGSIFGYEGFINLAPGDSAHSIQLRHNNQMLPLGFEIRCDDFKVEFYDTGAPKEFRSSLSILKDGKVIEQKDIIVNDPLRYEGISFFQASYGNLAPTEVILNFTSQTTGMIYNQKAGIGSVVEIPENLGTFTLKQFTRNAEFKGHQIGEAFIGILAPQNGDPVEVTLPIKFPSFDKMRKGQVFIAIADFVPRYYTGLQVSKDPGVWVVYIGFILMIIGIYITFFMSHQQICVEITAQDPENQVMVAGTSNKNKMGMQKKVAQLADQLAKLSPGK; encoded by the coding sequence ATGAGTTCTGAGCAGAGCACTGCTGATCTCTCTGCTATGGATCGCATATGGAAAGCGTTTGCCTCTGTTAAACTGACCATTTTCCTGCTGCTGAGTCTGGCAGCGACGTCGATCATCGGAACGCTGATTCCGCAAAATGAGGCGCCGGGAGCCTATCTGCAGTCCTTTGGTGAAGTGTTATACCGGATTTTCTCTTTGCTGGGGCTGTTCGATATGTACCATTCTTGGTGGTTTCGGGCCTTGATCTTATTACTGGTGGTCAATATTATCGTCTGTTCCATCGATCGATTGCAGGCGATGTGGAAAATCATTTTTGCCCGCAATCCACGCTTTAACGTTTCGCGTTACCGCCAAATCAAGAACAAATCTGAATTTAACCCTGCTGGCGACGCGACACTGCTAAAAGACCGCTATCTGCCGATCATTTCTCGCCGTTTCAAATATCATCGTATTGAAGACACCGATAAGGGACATGCCATCTACGCTGAAAAGGGTCGCCTGACGCGATTGGGGGTATACGTTGTCCATTTGAGTGTCGTGGTCCTGTTGATTGGTGGGTTGATCGGGTCCATATTCGGCTATGAAGGTTTTATCAATCTGGCACCCGGTGATTCGGCGCATTCAATTCAGTTGCGGCATAACAATCAAATGCTGCCACTGGGTTTTGAAATTCGCTGTGATGATTTTAAGGTTGAATTCTATGATACCGGTGCTCCCAAAGAATTCCGTTCCAGTTTATCTATCCTTAAAGACGGAAAAGTCATCGAACAAAAAGATATCATCGTCAATGACCCCTTGCGCTATGAAGGCATCAGCTTTTTTCAGGCCAGCTACGGCAACCTGGCACCCACAGAGGTGATTTTAAATTTTACCAGTCAGACCACTGGTATGATTTACAATCAAAAGGCGGGAATTGGTTCAGTGGTTGAGATACCCGAAAACTTGGGGACATTTACTTTAAAACAATTTACACGCAATGCAGAATTTAAAGGCCATCAGATCGGTGAGGCATTTATCGGGATCTTAGCACCCCAGAACGGCGATCCGGTTGAGGTAACATTGCCGATAAAATTTCCAAGTTTCGATAAAATGCGAAAAGGGCAGGTGTTTATCGCCATCGCCGATTTTGTGCCGCGGTATTATACCGGGTTGCAGGTGAGCAAAGATCCCGGTGTCTGGGTGGTATATATTGGATTTATTCTGATGATCATCGGAATTTACATTACCTTTTTTATGTCTCATCAGCAAATCTGTGTTGAGATTACAGCTCAGGATCCAGAAAACCAAGTGATGGTTGCAGGAACTTCCAATAAAAACAAAATGGGGATGCAAAAAAAGGTGGCGCAGCTAGCCGATCAACTGGCGAAGCTATCTCCTGGAAAATAG